ACGACGCATGCACCACGCAACAGGGTGAGCAGATGCGGCATGGCGTGGTGCCTGGTCGAGTCTCCACTGCGGTGCTGCAACCGGCGCGTGACAGCCTCAGCCATCACTGCGCGACGCGCTGCGCGCGCAACGCGCCTACCCGCTCTCACAGCTTGTAGGCCTGCTTGGGCAGGCGGTAAGCCAGATCCACCGCGATCTCCGCAGCCTCGTCCTCGTCCAGCCGATGCTCGGCCACCAGCTTGGCCAGGAACGCGCTGTCCACGCGTCGCGCGACATCGTGCCGGGCGGGAATCGACAGGAAGGCACGGGTGTCGTCGTTGAAGCCCACCGTGTTGTAGAAGCCGGCGCTGGCCAGGGTCTGCTCGCGGAAGCGCCACATGCCTTCGGGCGCGTCATGGAACCACCACGCCGGGCCCAGCAGCAGCGCCGGGTAATGTCCGGCCAGTGGCGCCAGTTCACGGCTGTAGCTGGTTTCGTCCAGGGTGAACACGATCAAGCGCAGCCGCGGGTCGTTGCCGTAACGATCCAGCAGTGGCTTGAGCGCATGCACATAGTCGGTGCGCATCGGGATATCGGCGCCCTTGTCGCGCCCGTAGCGCTGGAACAGCGGCTGGTTGTGATTGCGAAAGCACCCCGGATGCAGCTGCATCACCAGCCCGTCGTCCAGGCTCATCGCCGCCATTTCGGTCAGCACCTGCGCGCGGAACAGCTCGGCCTGCTCCGGCGTTGCCGCGCCGCGTACCACGGTCTCGAACAGGCGCTGCGCCTGCCCCGGCGACAGGTCGGCCGTGGCGGCGCTGGGGTGACCGTGATCGGTGGAGGTGGCGCCGTGCGCCGCAAAGAACGCGCGGCGCTGCCGGTGCGCGCGCAGATAGCCGGGCCAGGTCAGCACATCCTCGCCGGTGAGCGCGCCGAACTGCTGCAGCGCGCCGGCAAACTGCTCGTGCTCCGGGTCCACCACCGGGTCCGGACGGTAGGCGGTCAGCACGCGTCCGGTCCATCCGCTGTCGGCGATGGCGGCATGATGCTGCAGGCTGTCCAGCGGCGACTCGGTGGTGGCGATCACCTCGATGGCAAAGCGCTCGAACAAGGCCCGCGGTGCGAATGCGGGCGTCTGCAGCGCGGCGGTGATGTGGTCGTAATAGTGATCGGCGGTGGCCGCATCCAGTCGGATGCGCAGATCGAACACTTCGTGGAAGACATGGTTGAGCCACAACGCCGACGGCGTGCCGCGCAACAACGCGAAGTGTTCGGCAAACACCCGCCATGCCGCGCGCGGGTCCACCGCTGCGCGGGTGCCATCGGCGCGCGGAATGCCCAGCGCATCCAGGTCGATGCCCTGGCTGTAGAGCATGCGAAACACGTAGTGATCGGGCACCAGCAGCAGTTCTGTTGCATTGGCGAACGCCGCATTGGTCGCAAACCAGGCCGGGTCGGTGTGCCCATGCGGGCTGATGATCGGCAGCCTGGCGATCTGTGCATACAGACGGCGCGCGATCGCACGGGTGCCAGGGTCGGCGGGTAACAGCCGGTCGTCGTGCAGGGTCAGGGAAACAGGTGTGGACATGGGCTCAGAACACCGAGAAAGACGGGGGATACACGCTGTCGGCCGCCCGCGTCATGGCGCAGGCGTGCCGGGATGGGCAGCCACGTAGTCGCGCAACCAGCGCAGCGCCGGTCGCTCGCTGCCGTCGCCACGCACCAGATAGGCAGCTTCCTTGTCGCGCCACAGGCCGGGACGGAACCCCCACAGGGTGATGCCGCGCACCGCCGGGTGCTCCCAGAACACCGGAAACACGCGCTGGTAATCGGCCAGCTGCTGCGCATCGCTTGGCCCATCCAGGTCGAATTCGGTGATGTAGATCGGCAGGCCAGTGGCCGCCAGCGCATCCAGATTGGCGCGGTGCACCGACATCGCCACGTTGGGCGTGGTCTCGAAGGCATGCTCCTGGATGCCGATGGCATCCACCAGGTGCTCGCGCTGCAGCAGGTGCACGATCTGCAGATAGCGCTGCGTGGCCTTGGATGTGTTGGTGATGCCGTAGTCGTTGATCATCAGCTTGGCATTGGGAAAGTGCTGGCGCGCCAACCGAAACGACTGCAGCACCCATTCCCAGCCGCTGGCGCCGGTGCCGCCCAGGGCCTGCAGATAGTTGCCGCCGCCGGTGTCACTCTTGCTGGGCGGATCATTGAGCGGTTCATTGACCACCTCCAGCAGGTCGATGTCCGGATAGCGCTGCGCCACGGCGGCAAACCACTGCGCGATCTCGCGGCGCTGCTCGGCCGGCGGCAGGGTCTTGATCCATTCCGG
The window above is part of the Xanthomonas campestris pv. badrii genome. Proteins encoded here:
- the uxaC gene encoding glucuronate isomerase — protein: MSTPVSLTLHDDRLLPADPGTRAIARRLYAQIARLPIISPHGHTDPAWFATNAAFANATELLLVPDHYVFRMLYSQGIDLDALGIPRADGTRAAVDPRAAWRVFAEHFALLRGTPSALWLNHVFHEVFDLRIRLDAATADHYYDHITAALQTPAFAPRALFERFAIEVIATTESPLDSLQHHAAIADSGWTGRVLTAYRPDPVVDPEHEQFAGALQQFGALTGEDVLTWPGYLRAHRQRRAFFAAHGATSTDHGHPSAATADLSPGQAQRLFETVVRGAATPEQAELFRAQVLTEMAAMSLDDGLVMQLHPGCFRNHNQPLFQRYGRDKGADIPMRTDYVHALKPLLDRYGNDPRLRLIVFTLDETSYSRELAPLAGHYPALLLGPAWWFHDAPEGMWRFREQTLASAGFYNTVGFNDDTRAFLSIPARHDVARRVDSAFLAKLVAEHRLDEDEAAEIAVDLAYRLPKQAYKL
- a CDS encoding endo-1,4-beta-xylanase; amino-acid sequence: MQLHTLGLGVLLAASLASAAHAAPLAAGASTFLGSAYSPQQASGFAQHWNKLTPENGGKWGTVEAVRDQMDWSALDAAYRFAKARGMPFQMHVMVWGNQQPEWIKTLPPAEQRREIAQWFAAVAQRYPDIDLLEVVNEPLNDPPSKSDTGGGNYLQALGGTGASGWEWVLQSFRLARQHFPNAKLMINDYGITNTSKATQRYLQIVHLLQREHLVDAIGIQEHAFETTPNVAMSVHRANLDALAATGLPIYITEFDLDGPSDAQQLADYQRVFPVFWEHPAVRGITLWGFRPGLWRDKEAAYLVRGDGSERPALRWLRDYVAAHPGTPAP